In Longimicrobium sp., a single window of DNA contains:
- a CDS encoding beta-ketoacyl synthase N-terminal-like domain-containing protein, which produces MAVAPVADNRAPVWTHMPVENRRVVITGVGLVTALGNNAADTWEGVRAGRSGVGPLTRCQLPGLAPEIAIAG; this is translated from the coding sequence ATGGCCGTGGCGCCCGTGGCTGACAATCGAGCACCCGTTTGGACGCATATGCCGGTGGAGAACCGCAGGGTCGTCATCACGGGCGTGGGGCTGGTTACCGCGCTGGGCAACAACGCCGCCGACACGTGGGAGGGCGTCAGGGCGGGCCGGTCCGGCGTCGGCCCGCTCACGCGCTGCCAGCTTCCCGGCCTGGCGCCGGAGATCGCCATCGCCGGCG